ATTTTCGTGTATGCAGAAATATTCCAGATTGTAATGTCGAAATTGCATTTTGATAGAAAGTTTTTTCTCAAAAAGTTTTCTGGTTTGCGAAATATACTTAGATTTGCGAACAGAAAAAAGTCATAATGTAACTTTAAACACAATATTATGGATAAAAAAAGAGTTTATACCTTTGGAAATGGTCAGGCAGAAGGAAAAGCTGACATGAAGAATTTGTTAGGCGGTAAAGGTGCTAATCTTGCCGAAATGAATTTAATCGGAATTCCAGTTCCCCCCGGATTTACAATAACAACAGATGTTTGTACAGAATACAATACATTAGGACGTGATAAAGTGGTTGAGTTGCTGAAAGATGATGTCGTAAAAGCCATTGCTAATGTAGAGGCGTTGATGAAATCTAAATTTGGTGACATTGACAACCCGTTGCTGGTATCGGTTCGTTCGGGTGCACGCGCGTCTATGCCTGGTATGATGGATACTATTCTGAACTTGGGTTTGAATGACGAAGTGGTAGAAGGTATTATCCGCAAGACCGGTAACGCACGTTTTGCATGGGACTCTTATCGTCGTTTCGTACAAATGTACGGTGACGTTGTACTGGGCATGAAGCCTACAAATAAAGAGGATATCGACCCGTTCGAGAAAATTATTGAAGAAGTGAAACACGCGAAAGGCGTAAAACTAGACAATGAACTTGAAGTGGAAGACTTGAAAGAACTTGTCAAGAAGTTCAAGGCTGCCGTGAAAGAACAGACAGGAAAGGATTTCCCGACTTGTGCATACGAGCAACTTTGGGGAGCTATCTGCGCCGTATTCGATTCATGGATGAACGAACGTGCTATCCTTTATCGTAAAATGGAAGGCATTCCTGACGAATGGGGAACAGCTGTAAATGTGCAGGCTATGGTATTCGGTAATATGGGCGATACTTCTGCGACAGGTGTTTGTTTCTCACGTGACGCTGCTACGGGTGAAGACCTTTTCAACGGTGAATATCTGATTAACGCACAAGGTGAAGACGTGGTAGCCGGTATCCGTACTCCGCAACAGATTACCAAGATCGGTTCTCAACGTTGGGCACAGTTGGCCGGAGTAAGCGAAGAAGAACGTGCTGCGAAATATCCTTCTATGGAAGAAGCCATGCCGGAAATCTATCAAGAATTGGATGCGCTTCAGACTAAGCTGGAAAATCACTACAAGGATATGCAGGACATGGAGTTCACCGTACAGGAAGGTAAACTTTGGTTCCTCCAGACTCGTAACGGTAAACGTACAGGTGCCGCCATGGTGAAGATTGCTATGGATTTGCTCCACCAAGGCATGATTGATGAGAAAACAGCTTTGATGCGTGTTGAACCGAATAAACTTGACGAACTTCTTCATCCGGTATTTGATAAGGACGCTTTGAAAGCTGCAAAAGTCCTGACCCGTGGTCTTCCGGCTTCTCCGGGTGCTGCAACCGGTCAGATTGTATTTTTTGCTGATGACGCTGCCGAATGGCATGCTGCCGGCAAGCGTGTGGTAATGGTTCGTATCGAAACTTCTCCTGAAGACTTGGCCGGTATGGCAGTTGCTGAGGGTATCCTTACCGCTCGTGGTGGTATGACTTCTCATGCTGCTGTGGTAGCTCGTGGTATGGGTAAATGCTGTGTATCAGGTGCAGGTGCTTTGAATATTGATTATAAGGCTCGTACCGTAGAAATTGA
The nucleotide sequence above comes from Bacteroides caccae. Encoded proteins:
- the ppdK gene encoding pyruvate, phosphate dikinase: MDKKRVYTFGNGQAEGKADMKNLLGGKGANLAEMNLIGIPVPPGFTITTDVCTEYNTLGRDKVVELLKDDVVKAIANVEALMKSKFGDIDNPLLVSVRSGARASMPGMMDTILNLGLNDEVVEGIIRKTGNARFAWDSYRRFVQMYGDVVLGMKPTNKEDIDPFEKIIEEVKHAKGVKLDNELEVEDLKELVKKFKAAVKEQTGKDFPTCAYEQLWGAICAVFDSWMNERAILYRKMEGIPDEWGTAVNVQAMVFGNMGDTSATGVCFSRDAATGEDLFNGEYLINAQGEDVVAGIRTPQQITKIGSQRWAQLAGVSEEERAAKYPSMEEAMPEIYQELDALQTKLENHYKDMQDMEFTVQEGKLWFLQTRNGKRTGAAMVKIAMDLLHQGMIDEKTALMRVEPNKLDELLHPVFDKDALKAAKVLTRGLPASPGAATGQIVFFADDAAEWHAAGKRVVMVRIETSPEDLAGMAVAEGILTARGGMTSHAAVVARGMGKCCVSGAGALNIDYKARTVEIDGVVLKEGDYISLNGSTGVVYNGKVETKAAELSGDFAELMTLADKYTRLQVRTNADTPHDAEVARNFGAVGIGLCRTEHMFFEGEKIKAMREMILAEDAEGRRKALAKILPYQQADFKGIFKAMAGCPVTVRLLDPPLHEFVPHDLKGQQEMADTMGVSLQYIQQRVESLCEHNPMLGHRGCRLGNTYPEITQMQTRAILGAALELKKEGVETHPEIMVPLTGILYEFKEQENVIRTEAAKLFEELGDSIDFKVGTMIEIPRAALTADRIASSAEFFSFGTNDLTQMTFGYSRDDIASFLPVYLEKKILKVDPFQVLDQNGVGQLVRMATEKGRAIRPDLKCGICGEHGGEPSSVKFCHRVGLNYVSCSPFRVPIARLAAAQAAIEG